One Delphinus delphis chromosome 3, mDelDel1.2, whole genome shotgun sequence genomic region harbors:
- the F12 gene encoding LOW QUALITY PROTEIN: coagulation factor XII (The sequence of the model RefSeq protein was modified relative to this genomic sequence to represent the inferred CDS: deleted 4 bases in 3 codons; substituted 4 bases at 4 genomic stop codons), whose amino-acid sequence MRALLLLGVLLVSLESAVLTPPWKAPMQSKLIESERTVVLTVTGEPCHFPFQYHWQLYHKFIHRGWPGPDPGKTTLEGCATTPNFKKDQRWAYCLEPKKVKDHCSKHKPCQKGETCVNMPNGPHCICPDHFTGKHGQREKCFEPQLLWFLQENEIWHRLELAGVAKCQCNGPNAQCKPLASQVCRTNPCLNGGSCLQAEGHRLCSYPTGYAGRLCEVDHKANCYDDRDHGLSYRGVARTKLWGAPCQPWASEATYWNVTAEQALNGRLGDHAFCRNQDNDTRPWCFVWRGDRLSSNYCRLALCQAPAPAAPQIPPPIRISSGHQYFPLPSLSALQKPQSTTQTPLRPLTSGCWCSPPEQRTPLPSAGPAGCGRWLHKRLSSLSRVVGGLMALPGAHPYIAALXQGQNFCTGSLIAPCXVLTAAHCLQNRPAPEELTVVLGQDRHNQSYEQCQTLAVRAYPLHEAFSVITYQHDLALVRLQESAEGCCAHPSPFVQPVCLPSSAALPAESEAALCEVAGWGHQLEGPGXYSSFLQXTQVPLIHPERCSAPDVHGAAFIPGMLCAGFLEGGTDACQGNSRGPLVCEDETAERQLILRGIVSWGSGCGDHHMPGVYTDVANYLAWIREHTAS is encoded by the exons ATGAGGGCTCTGCTGCTCCTGGGGGTCCTGCTGGTGAGCCTGGAGTCAGCAGTTTTG ACTCCACCTTGGAAAGCCCCCATGCAGAGCaaac TCATAGAGAGTGAGCGCACAGTGG TTCTCACTGTCACTGGGGAGCCCTGCCACTTCCCCTTTCAGTACCACTGGCAGCTGTATCACAAATTTATCCACAGAGGCTGGCCTGGCCCCGACCCTGGTAAGACTACCCTGGAAGG GTGTGCTACCACCCCCAACTTCAAGAAGGATCAGCGA TGGGCATACTGCCTGGAGCCAAAGAAAGTGAAAG ATCACTGCAGCAAACACAAACCCTGCCAGAAAGGAGAGACCTGTGTGAACATGCCAAATGGCCCACACTGCATCTGTCCAGATCACTTCACTGGGAAGCACGGCCAGAGAG AGAAGTGCTTTGAGCCCCAGCTTCTTTGGTTCCTCCAGGAGAATGAAATATGGCACAGGCTTGAGCTGGCAGGTGTAGCCAAGTGCCAGTGCAATGGTCCGAATGCCCAGTGCAAGCCACTGGCCAGCCAGG TCTGCCGTACCAACCCATGTCTCAATGGGGGCAGCTGCCTACAGGCGGAGGGCCACCGCCTGTGCAGTTACCCCACGGGCTACGCTGGACGCTTGTGCGAAGTGG accACAAGGCGAACTGTTACGACGACCGCGACCACGGGCTCAGCTACCGCGGCGTGGCCCGGACTAAGCTCTGGGGTGCACCCTGTCAGCCGTGGGCCTCCGAGGCCACCTACTGGAATGTGACCGCAGAGCAAGCGCTGAACGGGAGACTGGGCGACCACGCCTTCTGCCG GAACCAGGACAACGACACCCGCCCGTGGTGCTTTGTTTGGAGAGGCGACCGACTAAGCTCGAATTATTGCCGCCTGGCACTGTGCCAGGCCCCAGCCCCGGCGGCGCCCCAAATCCCTCCTCCGATCCGGATCTCATCTGGGCACCAGTACTTCCCTTTGCCCTCGCTTTCGGCTTTGCAGAAACCTCAGTCCACGACCCAGACCCCGCTTCGACCCCTGACCTCAGGTT GCTGGTGCTCGCCGCCCGAGCAGCGGACTCCCCTGCCCAGCGCGGGCCCGGCGGGCTGTGGACGGTGGCTCCACAAACGGCTGTCCTCGCTGAGCCGCGTCGTCGGGGGACTGATGGCGCTCCCCGGGGCGCACCCCTACATCGCCGCGCTGTAACAGGGCCAAAATTTCTGCACCGGCAGCCTCATCGCCCCCTGTTGAGTGCTGACCGCGGCTCACTGCCTGCAGAACCG ACCTGCGCCAGAGGAGCTGACAGTGGTGCTCGGCCAGGACCGCCATAACCAGAGCTATGAGCAGTGCCAGACGCTGGCCGTGCGTGCCTACCCCCTGCACGAGGCCTTCTCG GTTATCACCTACCAGCACGACCTGG CTCTGGTGCGCCTGCAGGAGAGCGCTGAAGGCTGCTGCGCGCACCCGTCGCCTTTCGTTCAGCCAGTGTGCCTGCCGAGTAGCGCCGCCCTCCCGGCCGAATCTGAAGCCGCGCTCTGCGAAGTGGCCGGCTGGGGTCACCAGTTAGAAG GGCCAGGGTAATATTCCAGCTTCCTGCAGTAGACTCAGGTGCCGCTCATCCATCCGGAGCGCTGCTCCGCCCCCGACGTGCACGGAGCCGCCTTCATC CCCGGCATGCTCTGCGCTGGCTTCCTCGAGGGTGGCACTGACGCGTGCCAG GGTAACTCCAGGGGCCCTCTGGTGTGTGAGGATGAGACCGCAGAGCGCCAGCTCATCCTGCGAGGCATCGTCAGCTGGGGTTCAGGTTGCGGCGACCACCACATGCCAGGTGTATACACCGACGTGGCCAACTACCTAGCCTGGATCCGGGAGCACACCGCTTCCTGA
- the PFN3 gene encoding profilin-3, producing MGDWKGYISAVLRDQRIDDVAIVGHSDNRCVWASRPGGLLAAISPQEVGVLTGPDRRTFLQAGLSVAGRRCCVIRDHLLAEGDGVLDARTKGKDGRAICVGHTPRALLVLMGRRGVHGGVLNKTMHELIHGLRSQGT from the coding sequence ATGGGCGACTGGAAAGGCTACATCAGTGCGGTGCTGCGGGACCAGCGCATCGACGACGTGGCCATCGTGGGCCACTCGGACAATCGCTGCGTGTGGGCATCGCGACCCGGTGGCCTGCTGGCGGCCATCTCACCGCAGGAGGTGGGTGTACTCACCGGGCCGGACCGGCGCACCTTCCTGCAGGCGGGCCTGAGTGTGGCGGGCCGCCGCTGCTGCGTCATCCGAGACCACCTGCTGGCCGAGGGCGATGGAGTGCTGGACGCGCGCACTAAGGGGAAGGACGGGCGCGCCATCTGCGTGGGCCACACGCCGCGTGCACTCCTCGTGCTCATGGGCCGGCGGGGCGTGCATGGGGGCGTTCTCAACAAGACGATGCACGAGCTGATCCATGGGCTGCGCTCGCAGGGCACCTAG